GAATCAGTATGTCAAAGGCCCATAAAATGACATTTTGGTGAGCAAATTGTTAAAATGATTGAAAACGTGCAGCGTGAGCACATGAGGATAGACAATGATAGCAACTTATTCGGCAGCAACCATGAATTCTTTTGGGAACTCGCTCTCCTCTACAGGCTTCAACTCTGAGTctccaaggaagaagagatgCTTTGCACCAGTCTTGCTGACTACCACAATGTGGACTGCCTTTTTATCCTTGCCATCATGTACGGCGACATGTGAACAGTGCTCTTCCTTGCCAGACCTTGTATAGAGTGTTTGACCGCCAAGGACGACCTGGTCAAATCTGTGATGCATAGAGGTGGTAAATAGGGTATAGTCAACATTAAATGCAACACCCTGAACAATAGAAACATCGTCGTAATCCTCAAGATCCTTTCCAGGTGTAACATCGAGAACGTAGGAGGCGGTCTTTGGTGTGTCAATGACGCCAATGTAGGTGTTAATATTAGTATCATCCCACTTGCCATTTGAAAATCTCAAGACCTTGTGTGCAAAGCGCTTATTATCAACGACATGGAGACGAACAAGCTTTCCATTTAACGAGCCAAAGAAGAGGACGTAGTAGGCAAAGGAGGTACCTTGTGCCTCCCAGATTGTTGTTTCTCCATCCACCACCTTGGTAACGTAAAAGCCATTCAAAGGTGTAATGTTGTGTACGACACGTTCGTCATTCTTTGAGGTGTTGACATGGAAGAGGTCCTTATCCAGAGTTGCCAAGTCAAGAGTTACTGGGTTCAAGAATGAGAGTCTAGCAGATTTGGCATCTGAGAGAACTGCAGAGTACTCATCCTTGCCAACCTTCCTCCACTGACCGCCCTTTTTGTGGAAGAATGTATCCTCTCCATCAGCGGTGACAGAGGCAAGAACGGGAGCGGTAAAGTTTAGAATGGTGTGGAACTTTGTGACACCGTTAGTTCCCTCTTTACCAtcaaagaatgtgaatCCTTCAGCCTTGACTTCGACGATCCTCACATCTTCCTTTGGTCTCCAGAGGATGTCGTAGATTGATCCGCTACGGACACCCAAATATGAAAAGGCAGTGTAGTCAACAACATCAGTGTAGTCCAGTGTGACATCTCTGGCGGCAACAGTTGCCACACACAACAAGAATAGAAACTTGATCATTGTGTAATTGTAGGGGTTTAAACTCAATTCTTCCTATAGACAATTCGGACCAAAAGAGAGGGGAATGGATAGAGTAGTaaatctccaaattttcaaacCTTCCCAAGAAACAGCGCAATGAGCTCAAATTGTAAAGTATAATTGAGGAGTGAAAGAATGATCAAACTGTTGATATGGGGAATTACATGTTACTAGAGCGAGTTTATAGCAAATGAACTGCTGGTATGTTACTGGAACATTTTGTAATGCAGAGAACTCATTCTGTATCATTTATAACCCACGAGGATTGAGAGACGATTACCTCCAATTGGAATTTCTGGAGGGAAGAGATCGAGAACAAAACTTGTGCATTTACCTTTAGTATCACCACAGGCTTTCTATACTCAGAAATTGTCATAATCATGaattattacaaattatGAGACAATTCTTCCTCTGGGGTCAGAAggattctcttcctcttgaCCACTTACGGACTCGTTACTTCAATGCACAGACAAATGACCGCATTGTGGTTCGTAAAAGAGTGAGAATCGGCTCTCATTACgttattcatcctcctttaGTTGAGAACTAGAACATGTACCATTACTACCCCTGGCATGCTTGTTGCCAGGGATCTACGAACAAACATGCACGGATTCTGCGGATGGATTTTCCTATGGACTCGAGAGATGATTCCCAAACCCATACGGTAGCTACAAGGATGATAGATAGTCAAGAATAGAGAGTATTACAATGCTACATTTAGTGTTTATGTGTACGAGTGACATTCACGGTCGTGAGTATTTGTGCCGTATATAAACATTGAGGTCGTACCTCTACAAACAATCTGATTGCATGTTGTGGTTATCCCAATTTTCTGGATATTATTACTCTGAAATGTGGAGACAATCAAAGACTTTCATCCTGCTCTTGTATCTGtccatttattattttGTCTACCTTTATAGTGTGTTTTATCATACTACATACTGTTACAAATCGGgattcattctcctttcTTCTAGATTGTCAAACAATTTATCATCAATTAAATTTGAAACTTTCGAACCGTACTTTCGATTGGATTTCCACTTGTTTCCACTGCGTACAAATCTCTTGTTTTTAACTCTACTGCCTGATCCTCTGATGAGTAGACTAATAAAttgttcttccttgtcGTTGCAGTGAACCAAGGCATATATACATCTCTCTCTTTTATCCTTCCACAATGACCTTTTTTCAAAGAGAACCTCATTCGCAAGATACCCTGGTTTGGGTATGTATAAAAACGCCTTTGCTCCAgagatggaaaatacaaTGAGATTGTACCTGTTGTTATCATCTGATAGCCTCGGGGATTTCGAAACAGAATCTGAGCTTTTAAGAGAGTCTCCAGCAAGGTCAAGAACGAATTTTGTTATGCTCATAGACGAAGCCCGTTTATAATCTGCCGCAAGCTTCTCTAGTTCCTTGCCGTAGCTATTTGTAGATTTCCACTTTTTCCAGTCTGGGAGTTTTTTCTTGCTAGATTTCACCAAAAACACATCTTCAGTCTTATTTGGAAGTTTCCTAAGCAGATAAACTAGGGCTGGGTCTTCCTCTTTCAGATACACAATGGAAAATAGACACCTCTCTCCTCCCCGGGTAGTCTCCCAAATTATCCTTTTCCCGTCCATGATCCTGTTGGCAAAAGTATCCTCCTTTGGCACGAGTACCTTGGCAGAAATGCCGTCAATTGGTACCTCAAATACTTTATACCTGGTACCATCAGTGTATAAAAGGTTAAGGGAACAAAAGTGGCGCTGGAGTTCCTTGCTCTTCATCTTTTGCAATCGTTCCATAAACCTTTCCCATCCTAAGCTGTAGAAAGCATCACCTTCCTTCATAAAGTAGTACTCAATAGCATCTTCATAGTCCTGAAGCACGGCCATAATGATCTCTACGGAGCTACTGTAGCGATGGACGTAGATAATCTTGGTCCTCTCAGACCTGTCCTGTGCGCATGTATGGAGAATGACATCTCCGTAAGCGATCCTCGTGGTATAGAAACCAGACTTTGGAACGAAAATGGTGGTGCAAAGGCCAAAGAGCTCAGTCTCAAATACGTAGCATTCCTGACTTTCCTCCACATCTTCAAGATCAAGAAGGAACCCATCAATAAACGCTGTACCCATTACAAGTCGCTGGACATCGCGGTGATAATAATTCATGGGTACCCATTTAATCCCCTTGAATCTTCCAAATGCGCATTCAGTTACCCCAAAGTTGTCCTCCTTTATGAAGTAAATCATGACACTGTCCACGGATCTATAGTGGGCCTTGAGGTATGTACAGCGCTCAAATTCAGTGTGCGCCTCCCATATCACGGTCTCACCATCTACGATTTTGTTGAAGCTcaattttggtataaacAGACGCGTATCAACATCGTCAATTTCGCAATCGAATATGGAATATTCCTCTTCATTGTGATCAGAAATGTCGACCTTGGTTGAAACAACAAGTTTATCATCTAACAAGGATCTTATCTTCATGGAAAAGCTAGTTTGAGACATGAGGTATGCTACATCGTCAACGGccaaaatataaaaatctCTACGGTTTGTTCTGACCATTGCAAGACACTGATTTGGATAACGTGAGTATACCTTTACAAGGAGAATTAGATCGTCTTTAGAGCTCCAAAGATGTTTCTTCTTAAACTCCAACTGGGTAAACCTGTGCCCCGGCTGCGGAATATACAAACGAACGGGGATCGTTGATACTGTTCCCTGCATTATTCTACATTCCGGACGGTTGGTGTCAGAGAAAAGATTCATTGTATGGCTTCCCAGAGCTGAAACATTCGTCATGAGTTTGGCTACGCTCTTCTTGAAGCCAGTTCCAAAGGTCTTCCACTTGTCTTTATTCCTGGTAAAGTAGAGGTCCTTGAAGCGATCATCATGTTGAACATGCATGTGAAGAATGACCGGTTCGTTGCCCCTCATGAATGCGATGCAGTAGAAGCATTTGCCTTTAGTCTTTGGCTCAGCAGCCTTCCATATGGGCGCTCCATTGTGCGAGACGGAACTCCAGCCAGCGACACCCTGCGATACAAAGACTTTGGACGGCACAAAGTAGACGCTGCATTTAACTCCCGTTCCATCAGTTCCAATGTCTAGTTCCGGAGGTTGAGAAGAGGTGTTGATggcagaggaagaatgggCAGAATCTGCACCTCCAGAGTCCTCAGAAGGAACGTTTGACCCGTGAAAACCTTCGGGAATAGACGTGGATTGATCGAGGGCATCGGcggaaggaagagaggGAATAGCATCGAGAGACCCCAAATTCCACCAAGGTGCAAGACACAAATACAACAAACCCAAAGGAATGAACACCGAAATGCCCATATCCGCCGATTGAAGGCCTCGAGCTTCTAATCACCAACTGACGCATGGGGTGTGTAAAGACAAAACTGTCGTGTAACTTTGGCTAGAGAACTCAGTCTCTTTACACTGTGATGAACGCTACAGTTCTCCTTTTGTTGGTTTTGGGGTTTTACGGTTCAGTGTGTAGCGACCAGGCCCCGGAAGATGTCAAAGGAAGAGATctggaagaggaagaagaagagaatgtagACTCGactttttcttcctttgcCGAAAACCTCAGGGGCACATTCACTCTAGATAGAGCCAATGATGGTGAGTCTGGTCCTTTCTAATCATTGTTCTCAGGCTCCGCACTCCCAGGGAGTGAAGGAGAATCGCAGCCCTTGATACACACGGGCCTTGTCTATGGAGAATTTTGCCATGAAACATCAACCAGTACACCAGAGACTAGTGGTCAGGCGGCTTCAGAGAGTTCCACACCTGAAGGACCCGAGTCTGGTACCGAGAATAagggaagaagagataACACCGAATCCCCCAGTGGCGCTCTGCTAATTGGAACTGCACTTTCATACGCTGGAAGTTTGCTCTCTTCCGGCATCTGGGAAGCTGGCAGAATAGCCGGGAGTGCAGGCTTGTATACCGTGAATTACGTCTATGAAAATGCTCCAGCTGTTGGAACTTCCATTGCGAATGCAACAAGTTCCACTATGCAATATGTTTACGACTCCGTTCCAGCAGTCAAGGATACGATTGCAGACGCCACAAGCGCTACCATAAACTACGTATGGGATGCAACTCCAGCAGTCACTAGTGCTGTTCTCGATGGAGCGTGTTATGCTTTAGAAGGTGCTACTTCGTTGGTCTCCGACGGTTTGGGGGCGGTTAGCGATTCTTTGGGGATAGTAAGATTAGTAGTACCCATTTAAAGGGTTGTAATGTAGTTGATTTTTGTCATTGGCATAATTTCTAGACttaacatttatatcatctatTTACGGCCTTGTAAAATGGGTGTTTTAAAAAGTATGCATGCAGTATAAATGTGCAGGTTTACCATCTTGTATACTGACTTGGAGTGGTCCACGAATCACACACATTTGAAGGATCTTGAAAGGATGTTTGAGTAGATTAGAGAACAAACATGGAGAGTGACTGAAGCGTTAACAAAGCTGGGTCCGGAATGgtctatggatgatacTCGTTGTGACACCTTGGTCCTCTTACCTACTCGATCCTCCACATTAGTGCTAGTCTAGATTCATCCTGGCACATTAGATTCACTGGTCATCTTTGTACTGTACAAGAGGGAGACTACTGGCCCAGCATGGTACCCTTGAATCAGTAGTGTACATAAGAAAAAGAGTAGGATCATGAGTCAACAGAAGAGTGTCTTAAGGATCATAGTGTCACATATCATTGGTACTTTTATTTGTCTTTAACGAGTGTTCCAAAAGACCAACTCCATACATTTACAAACGATGGaccaaaaatgtttaaagCATAAAGCATGGATTGAAATGTTGAATTTCGTGATTGGTGTGAGATGACTATCCATTTACAGATTAACTACATTTGCAAGTTCGTCTACAGTGCAGAATGATATCGTACAATTGAGTTGTGTTTCCTCCAACCAGCACCTAGAGCGTATGCTCTCCTTGACCTTTATTCTTCAGAATCTGAATCACCGTCCATTTTaaacatttcttcttcctcttccttcttctcaTTGCCCTTGGGATCCTCTGAGTTTTCCAAGTTGAAAAGTAGAGGTTCATCTGACCCTGTAGTACTTTGTCGGAGTTGTGTTTGTCCactcttctcttctttGCCATGGGAAAGCTCACCAGGAGccagattcttctttcCATAACTAGTCCCGTTAGCCAAATCCCAGACCTGCTCTTTGTTGTCTTCATACTCTTCCTCCCAGGGGA
This region of Theileria equi strain WA chromosome 1, complete sequence genomic DNA includes:
- a CDS encoding hypothetical protein (encoded by transcript BEWA_028380A); its protein translation is MGISVFIPLGLLYLCLAPWWNLGSLDAIPSLPSADALDQSTSIPEGFHGSNVPSEDSGGADSAHSSSAINTSSQPPELDIGTDGTGVKCSVYFVPSKVFVSQGVAGWSSVSHNGAPIWKAAEPKTKGKCFYCIAFMRGNEPVILHMHVQHDDRFKDLYFTRNKDKWKTFGTGFKKSVAKLMTNVSALGSHTMNLFSDTNRPECRIMQGTVSTIPVRLYIPQPGHRFTQLEFKKKHLWSSKDDLILLVKVYSRYPNQCLAMVRTNRRDFYILAVDDVAYLMSQTSFSMKIRSLLDDKLVVSTKVDISDHNEEEYSIFDCEIDDVDTRLFIPKLSFNKIVDGETVIWEAHTEFERCTYLKAHYRSVDSVMIYFIKEDNFGVTECAFGRFKGIKWVPMNYYHRDVQRLVMGTAFIDGFLLDLEDVEESQECYVFETELFGLCTTIFVPKSGFYTTRIAYGDVILHTCAQDRSERTKIIYVHRYSSSVEIIMAVLQDYEDAIEYYFMKEGDAFYSLGWERFMERLQKMKSKELQRHFCSLNLLYTDGTRYKVFEVPIDGISAKVLVPKEDTFANRIMDGKRIIWETTRGGERCLFSIVYLKEEDPALVYLLRKLPNKTEDVFLVKSSKKKLPDWKKWKSTNSYGKELEKLAADYKRASSMSITKFVLDLAGDSLKSSDSVSKSPRLSDDNNRYNLIVFSISGAKAFLYIPKPGYLANEVLFEKRSLWKDKRERCIYALVHCNDKEEQFISLLIRGSGSRVKNKRFVRSGNKWKSNRKYGSKVSNLIDDKLFDNLEERRMNPDL
- a CDS encoding signal peptide-containing protein (encoded by transcript BEWA_028390A); translated protein: MNATVLLLLVLGFYGSVCSDQAPEDVKGRDLEEEEEENVDSTFSSFAENLRGTFTLDRANDGSALPGSEGESQPLIHTGLVYGEFCHETSTSTPETSGQAASESSTPEGPESGTENKGRRDNTESPSGALLIGTALSYAGSLLSSGIWEAGRIAGSAGLYTVNYVYENAPAVGTSIANATSSTMQYVYDSVPAVKDTIADATSATINYVWDATPAVTSAVLDGACYALEGATSLVSDGLGAVSDSLGIVRLVVPI
- a CDS encoding signal peptide-containing protein (encoded by transcript BEWA_028400A), encoding MNTLPVFCVACLFRLCGAGIIGKNKNSLPNPSKIKHPVDLPPQDGEVPTIAPPGPYTNPSNGSMNLSGEVPWEEEYEDNKEQVWDLANGTSYGKKNLAPGELSHGKEEKSGQTQLRQSTTGSDEPLLFNLENSEDPKGNEKKEEEEEMFKMDGDSDSEE